The following is a genomic window from Lysinibacillus sp. JNUCC-52.
ACGACTTTTTTAAAGAGTATGGAATAAGAATTGAGGGCAGCTTATCGCCTTTAAATACGATGCGTCTTGAAAAAGAATACGATGGACGTATTGAAAATGTCATCATTGAGCGTATCACTTTTTCAGAAGACAGACGTGTGGGCATAGGAACCTTTACACCTTCAGATCCAAAATCTCAAGATATTGCGGATTTGACAGGTAGCATTGATTTCTCAACAATTGGTGTATTTGGCTCAGAGTCAGACCCTCGTGCTTATCGCTTTGATGGAGAATTAAACAAGGCAAACCGAGGGATGATGGAATTCCAAGAAATGCTGAAACTAGATGAAAAGTTTTTATGGAATTTATTATCACTGACACAGGAAGGGAACTTTAAGGCAGGAAGGTTTGCGTTGATTAGCGCGGATGAGCTAATCGTAGCGCATACGAATGAAACAGAATATCGTTCCTTTATTTCAAATAAAAAGAATGAAGCATTACACTCGCGTATTATTGTAATGCCAATACCTTACAATTTAAAAGTGAGCCAAGAAGAACTGATTTATGAAAAGATGATTAATGAAAGTGATATGTCCCATGTGCATATTGCGCCGCATGCATTGAAGGCCGCAGCAATCTTTTCGGTCCTAACAAGACTGGAAGTTCCGAAAAAACAAGGTGTGGATCTTATAAAAAAAATGCGCTTGTACGACGGAGAAAATGTGGAGGGATTTAATTCCGTTGACTTAGAGGAGCTTAAAAAAGAGTTTCCGAATGAAGGCATGAACGGTATTGATCCACGGTATATTATTAATCGTATTTCTTCAGCTATTATTCGAAAAGAAATTCCATCGATTAATGCATTGGATGTTTTGCGAGCACTGAAGGATGGTCTTGATCAGCATGCTTCGATATCGCAGGAAGATCGTGAAAAATATATGAACTATATAGCTGTAGCAAGAAGAGAGTATGATGATATTGCTAAAAATGAAGTGCAAAAAGCGTTTGTTTATTCGTATGAGGAATCTGCAAAAACGTTAATGAATAATTACCTCGATAATGTAGAGGCATTTTGTAATAAGAATAAAATTTTTGACCGCTTGACTGGTGAAGAAATGAATCCAGATGAAAAATTAATGCGCTCCATTGAAGAACAAATTGGGATTTCTGAAAATGCGAAAAAGGCATTCCGTGAGGAGATATTAATTCGTATTTCGGCTTACGCGAGAAATGGAAAGCGGTTTGACTATAATTCTCATGATAGATTACGAGAAGCGATTCAGAAGAAATTATTTGCTGATTTAAAAGATGTTGTAAAAATTACGACTTCTTCAAAAATGCCTGATGAGTCACAGTTGAAAAAGATTAATGAAGTTGTGGCAAGACTTGTCGATGAACATGGATATAATACAACGTCAGCAAATGAATTATTACAATATGTAGGAAGCTTACTGAATCGATAGTTTTCATTTTAGTGGCAGCCACAATTATGCACTAGCGTAATTGATAGACGTAATAGGAGTGTCCCAATTTAAGGGCACTCCTTTTATTTCTCTAAAAAAGTTCAATAAAGCGGATTACTAGCATAGTATAGAAAAAGCGAATTTGATAGATGGGTGAGGATAAAAATGACTGAAAACGAAAATAAGGGTTTTGTCATCTCTCAGGAAAATTGGTCCCTCCATCGTAAAGGGCACCAAGACCAGCAACGTCATATGGAAAAGGTTAAAGATGCGATTAAAAATAATTTACCCGATTTAGTCAGTGAGGAAAGTATTGTCATGTCCAATGGTCGTGAGGTAATTAAAATACCGATACGCTCCCTCGATGAATATAAAATTCGATACAACTATGATAATTCTAAGCATGTCGGTCAAGGACAAGGTGATAGTAGTGTAGGTGATGTTGTTGCGCGTGACGGTAGTAAACAGCCAGGCAATGGAAATGGGAAAGAAGCTGGTGACAAGCCTGGTCAAGATTATTATGAAGCAGAAGTAAGTATGGAAGAAATTCAAAGTGTGTTATTTAAAGAGCTGGAGCTTCCTAATTTACAGCAAAAAGAAAAAGCAGATATTAAAACCGAAAAAATTGAATTTAATGATATAAGGAAAAAAGGGCTTATGGGGAATGTGGATAAGAAGCGTACAATATTGAATGCGCTGAAACGCAATGCCATGGAAGGGAAAGCACAAATTACACCAATTCATAATGATGATTTACGTTTTAAAACATGGGATGAAGTGGAGAAGCCTGAATCAAAGGCTGTAGTCCTTGCAATGATGGATACGAGTGGTTCAATGGGTGCCTTTGAAAAATATTGTGCTAGAAGCTTCTTCTTTTGGATGACGAGATTTTTACGGTCGAAATATGAAACAGTTGAAATTGAATTTATAGCACATCACACAGAGGCAAAAGTAGTGACAGAGGAAGAGTTTTTCACAAAAGGGGAAAGTGGCGGAACGATCTGTTCTTCGGCTTATATTAAAGCGTTAGAGTTGATTCGTGAGAAGTATAATCCTAGTCGTTATAATATTTATCCTGTGCATTTTTCAGATGGTGAA
Proteins encoded in this region:
- a CDS encoding PrkA family serine protein kinase; this encodes MNILDKVKSYREEENRLKWEGTFADYLSILKERPEVAQTAHSRVYNMIKSAGVEERDGQKMYQFFGQEIFGLESAIERLVEEYFHPAARRLDVRKRILLLMGPVSGGKSTIVTLLKRGLEQFSRTEEGAVYAIKGCPMHEDPLHLIPHHLRNDFFKEYGIRIEGSLSPLNTMRLEKEYDGRIENVIIERITFSEDRRVGIGTFTPSDPKSQDIADLTGSIDFSTIGVFGSESDPRAYRFDGELNKANRGMMEFQEMLKLDEKFLWNLLSLTQEGNFKAGRFALISADELIVAHTNETEYRSFISNKKNEALHSRIIVMPIPYNLKVSQEELIYEKMINESDMSHVHIAPHALKAAAIFSVLTRLEVPKKQGVDLIKKMRLYDGENVEGFNSVDLEELKKEFPNEGMNGIDPRYIINRISSAIIRKEIPSINALDVLRALKDGLDQHASISQEDREKYMNYIAVARREYDDIAKNEVQKAFVYSYEESAKTLMNNYLDNVEAFCNKNKIFDRLTGEEMNPDEKLMRSIEEQIGISENAKKAFREEILIRISAYARNGKRFDYNSHDRLREAIQKKLFADLKDVVKITTSSKMPDESQLKKINEVVARLVDEHGYNTTSANELLQYVGSLLNR
- the yhbH gene encoding sporulation protein YhbH encodes the protein MTENENKGFVISQENWSLHRKGHQDQQRHMEKVKDAIKNNLPDLVSEESIVMSNGREVIKIPIRSLDEYKIRYNYDNSKHVGQGQGDSSVGDVVARDGSKQPGNGNGKEAGDKPGQDYYEAEVSMEEIQSVLFKELELPNLQQKEKADIKTEKIEFNDIRKKGLMGNVDKKRTILNALKRNAMEGKAQITPIHNDDLRFKTWDEVEKPESKAVVLAMMDTSGSMGAFEKYCARSFFFWMTRFLRSKYETVEIEFIAHHTEAKVVTEEEFFTKGESGGTICSSAYIKALELIREKYNPSRYNIYPVHFSDGENISMDNEKCLKLVNELMDVSSMFGYGEVNQHNRFSTLMYTYKKIDDPKFRYHILKKKGDVYDALKSFFQKHELQNEN